From Spodoptera frugiperda isolate SF20-4 chromosome 27, AGI-APGP_CSIRO_Sfru_2.0, whole genome shotgun sequence, a single genomic window includes:
- the LOC118263287 gene encoding uncharacterized protein LOC118263287 produces the protein MWLDQTGTGVKCGKMFRVLVLCVAVALIPVRAQPSFCSEDHQCPEGHYCERENKINECRECLSCEDLMREPPAPSASKQCIKSVADCGDCINNLVVDRRADVNSKCVPPETSEMQSTPSYVWIFIGIGVLLLIALFVGIIAYLVIFKTPDYDNQSRTVTARITATAPEAPPPYNPLPQSLPYHSPVYSDKDTAYSEDEQFIKRPLPRPQDSRVSDGNQAARVYDKPIYERDIPPPSPETPVPEYTEPMTLPDPEEDTMPSPWMPSTTPSNGDVPYAAPETGGGDADGSSSNLPALLAAARDTTLVEHPAAKKRCIRQDSLNNRNRDSGSCGDSSHNSFPRSPSPSQGQGGPPYSFIAQINVVQINNTK, from the exons ATGTGGCTCGATCAGACAGGAACAGGAGTAAAGTGCGGCAAAATGTTCAG ggtACTGGTTTTGTGTGTGGCGGTGGCGTTGATTCCGGTGCGCGCTCAGCCATCATTTTGCTCAGAAGACCACCAATGCCCCGAAGGGCATTATTGCGaaagagaaaacaaaataaatgaatgtcGAGAATGCCTGTCCTGTGAGGATCTCATGAGGGAGCCCCCGGCCCCGTCAGCATCTAAACAGTGTATTAAGTCCGTCGCTGACTGCGGGGACTGCAtcaataa TTTGGTGGTGGACCGACGAGCTGATGTGAATTCAAAATGCGTGCCTCCTGAGACATCAGAAATGCAATCTACACCTTCCTATGTGTGGATATTTATTGGCATCGGAGTTCTGCTGCTCATTGCTCTCTTCGTCGGCATCATCGCCTACCTTGTAATCTTCAAGACTCCTG actATGACAACCAGTCGAGGACGGTGACGGCGCGGATCACGGCCACCGCTCCCGAAGCACCGCCGCCCTACAATCCATTGCCCCAGTCACTACCATACCACTCACCAGTTTACTCTGATAAGGACACTGCTTACAGTGAAG ACGAACAATTCATCAAGCGCCCGCTACCTCGACCGCAGGACTCGCGAGTGTCAGATGGGAACCAAGCCGCTAGAGTTTATGACAAGCCGATATATGAACGAGATATCCCACCGCCCAG TCCTGAGACTCCTGTGCCGGAATATACGGAGCCAATGACCCTACCAGATCCTGAAGAGGATACGATGCCCAGCCCGTGGATGCCTAGCACCACGCCCAGCAACGGAGACGTTCCCTA TGCGGCGCCGGAGACTGGAGGCGGTGACGCGGACGGCAGCTCGTCCAACCTGCCCGCGCTACTGGCCGCCGCCAGAGACACCACGCTCGTCGAACATCCTGCAGCTAAGAAACGATGTATCAGACAG GACTCCTTAAACAACAGAAATAGGGATAGCGGTTCATGTGGGGACAGCAGTCACAACAGTTTCCCGCGCTCGCCGTCGCCGAGCCAAGGACAAGGCGGGCCGCCATACAGCTTTATCGCACAGATAAACGTCGTGCAGATCAACAACACCAAGTGA
- the LOC118263286 gene encoding uncharacterized protein LOC118263286 yields MLKMFRLVCTSLLSVICCLIMIVRAQPLSCEGDEHCTEGYFCETETNICQECLRCEDFNRRPPKLNLSECIKSLDSCGLCNEGYINMFRNGAKGKCVLPEFLEFGEGSHSHYRYVCLVAAAVGLAVVATFVYVIKQTEVFRVVAYYDPVSGNLSNSDTVPNESFGHLLKCLMQQQKDQNDKINMSCGNINQ; encoded by the exons ATGCTGAAAATGTTTCG GTTGGTTTGTACGTCGCTGCTGTCTGTAATTTGTTGTTTGATAATGATTGTACGTGCACAACCACTATCATGCGAAGGAGATGAGCATTGCACCGAGGGGTATTTCTGTGAGACCGAAACTAATATCTGTCAGGAATGTTTGCGGTGCGAAGATTTTAATCGACGGCCTCCGAAACTAAATTTGAGTGAATGCATCAAGTCATTGGACAGTTGTGGCCTTTGTAATGAAGG ctATATTAACATGTTCAGAAACGGAGCGAAAGGAAAGTGCGTGTTGCCAGAGTTCCTGGAGTTTGGGGAAGGTTCCCACTCCCACTACAGATACGTGTGCCTGGTCGCTGCGGCAGTCGGTCTGGCCGTCGTAGCTACGTTTGTGTACGTTATAAAGCAGACCGAGGTGTTTCGCGTCGTCGCTTATT aTGATCCTGTATCGGGAAACTTGTCCAACTCTGATACTGTACCCAACGAGTCATTTGGACATCTTTTGAAATGTTTGATGCAACAGCAAAAG GATCAAAACGACAAAATAAACATGAGTTGCGGAAACATCAACCAGTAA
- the LOC126912590 gene encoding cytoplasmic dynein 2 heavy chain 1-like has product MSGSPFIKGDYQIKECGGGWWSCVCECEARDVCRAAPAVHGHLARAARNARGLALTVSDEWQMLWSGPTTMDSYVKEFGIRARAALARLDTKQPAADYMPTEVDLRSFLRPSRVIWALRAHTAARLNCNIHALTLSVKWNWNEGESTQSGIVVRGVRLSGAQWAGSALAPCTAAAPPHAPAPPLLLRYVLQESDNELVWERSVEVPVYNNEARESIVFSARAPLVQHFEPDLATLHAIALFIAAND; this is encoded by the exons ATGTCGGGAAGTCCATTCATTAAAGGAGACTATCAAATTAAAGAG TGCGGGGGCGGGTGGTGGTCGTGCGTGTGCGAGTGCGAGGCCCGCGACGTGTGCCGTGCCGCGCCTGCGGTACACGGACATCTCGCCCGCGCCGCACGAAACGCAAGGGGACTGGCGCTCACG GTAAGCGACGAATGGCAAATGTTATGGAGCGGGCCGACGACAATGGACTCGTACGTCAAAGAGTTTGGCATCAGAGCTCGTGCCGCACTCGCGCGACTTGACACCAAACAACCTGCAGCGGACTATATGCCTACAG AAGTGGACCTGCGTTCGTTCCTGCGTCCGTCGCGCGTGATATGGGCGCTGCGGGCGCACACGGCGGCGCGACTCAACTGTAACATACACGCACTCACTCTCTCCGTCAAATGGAACTGGAACGAAG GAGAGAGCACCCAATCGGGTATAGTGGTCCGCGGCGTGCGTCTGTCGGGCGCGCAGTGGGCGGGGTCTGCGCTGGCGCCGTGTACTGCCGCCGCGCCGCCAcatgcgcccgcgccgccactGCTACTGCGGTACGTGCTGCAG GAGTCTGACAACGAGTTGGTTTGGGAGCGCAGCGTCGAAGTGCCGGTATACAACAACGAAGCGCGCGAGTCGATAGTGTTCAGTGCGCGTGCGCCGCTCGTACAACACTTCGAACCTGATCTAGCCACGTTACACGCTATCGCACTGTTTATAGCCGCCAATGATTAG